In Borreliella spielmanii, the following proteins share a genomic window:
- a CDS encoding helix-turn-helix domain-containing protein — MLKDGSGLASIPTMDFLLKFMKFIDKEQWNICVLIKAYKYRIYPNTNQNKCFLKVFLGCIIFV; from the coding sequence TTGTTAAAAGATGGGAGTGGACTTGCTAGTATTCCAACTATGGACTTTCTACTTAAGTTTATGAAATTTATAGATAAAGAACAATGGAATATATGTGTGTTGATAAAAGCTTATAAGTATAGAATATATCCTAATACTAATCAAAATAAATGCTTTTTAAAAGTATTTTTGGGGTGTATTATTTTTGTATAA